DNA sequence from the Clostridia bacterium genome:
TCAGTATGGAGGGCCTGTGCATGGTGGATTCGCCATCGGCTTCGACAGGCTCATTGCAGTTATGCTCGGGCTTGAGAACCTTCGCGACGTAATCGCCTTTCCGCAGAATGCATCAGGCGTATCGCTGGTCGACGATTGCCCGAACGAGATTGACGCGAAGCAATGGAAGGAACTTCATCTGAAACCCGCCGTTGATGGCGGGGCGAAATAGGACTGGAGCGCTGTGTTCTCTGGTCCGTGCGTTCCGGAGTTGGGACGTGCGGACCTTTCTCTAACGAAATGCATGGAGGTATGGCCGCAATGAACCATCTGGAGGCTATGAGGGAAGGGCTCACATTCGACGATGTGCTCCTTGTACCGGCTATGTCGGAAGTGCTCCCCTCGGAGGTCGAAATCGGCGCCCAACTCACGGATAACCTGAGGCTGTCGATTCCCGTTCTATCAGCGGCGATGGATACCGTGACCGAAGCGCGGATGGCTGTGGCCATAGCGCGCGAGGGCGGCATCGGCGTGATTCACAAGAGCATGTCCATTGAGGCGCAGGCCTCGGAGGTGGACAAGGTCAAACGATCGGAGCACGGGATCATCGTGGATCCCATCTTCCTCCCACCGGATGCACTTATCAGAGACGCTCTTCAGATCATGGAACGTTACCACATCTCCGGCGTCCCAATAACCGAAGACGGCGTGCTCGTCGGAATCCTGACCAACCGCGATCTCAGGTTCGAGACCAACTACGACCAGCCGGTCGCCAACGCAATGACGAAGCATGGGCTGATCACAGCGCCTGTGGGAACCACTGTCGACCAGGCTATCGAGATCCTAAAGATTCACAAGGTTGAGAAGTTGCCCCTAGTGGACGAGGGCTTTAGGCTTCGCGGTCTCATTACGATCAAGGACATCAAGAAGTCTCAGAAGTACCCGAACTCCACCAAGGACGCACAGGGCAGGCTGAGGGCTGGCGCGGCGGTGGGAGTAACCGCCGACACTCTCGCCAGGGTAGAGGCTCTCGTTTCAGCGGGCGTCGATCTAGTGGTGGTCGACACGGCCCACGGGCATTCGAAGGGCGTCATCGAGACCGTTCGAGCCGTCAGGGCGCGCTTTCCCGAACTCAACCTGATG
Encoded proteins:
- the guaB gene encoding IMP dehydrogenase, encoding MNHLEAMREGLTFDDVLLVPAMSEVLPSEVEIGAQLTDNLRLSIPVLSAAMDTVTEARMAVAIAREGGIGVIHKSMSIEAQASEVDKVKRSEHGIIVDPIFLPPDALIRDALQIMERYHISGVPITEDGVLVGILTNRDLRFETNYDQPVANAMTKHGLITAPVGTTVDQAIEILKIHKVEKLPLVDEGFRLRGLITIKDIKKSQKYPNSTKDAQGRLRAGAAVGVTADTLARVEALVSAGVDLVVVDTAHGHSKGVIETVRAVRARFPELNLMAGNVATGEGVRALAGAGVDCVKVGIGPGSICTTRVVAGVGVPQLTAIIDCAIAAGECGVRIVADGGIKYSGDITKALAAGAHGVMIGKLFAGTDESPGEMEIYKGRSFKVYRGMGSIGAMKKGSGDRYFQAGAKKLVPEGIEGRVPHKGSLSDTVFQLVGGVRAGMGYVGAANLEELRARANFVRITGAGLRESHPHDVYITKEAPNYMIQGADDDES